From the genome of Winogradskyella forsetii, one region includes:
- a CDS encoding SixA phosphatase family protein has product MKKLIPIVSLGFLLGLSCAQNKEKTENKDEVVTTYYLIRHAEKDRSDETNKNPNLTEERLKRAENWAEHFKNINLDAVYSTDYNRTKQTATPTAKANQLELQFYNPSDIKIEEFIEKTNGKTVLVVGHSNTTPKFVNELLGEDKYEDIADDNNANLYEVTISKDKKTSQLLVVD; this is encoded by the coding sequence ATGAAAAAATTAATCCCAATAGTTAGCCTCGGCTTTTTACTAGGTCTTTCTTGTGCTCAAAACAAAGAGAAAACTGAAAATAAAGATGAAGTTGTTACCACTTATTACCTCATTAGACATGCCGAAAAAGATCGTTCTGATGAAACCAATAAAAACCCTAATCTTACTGAAGAAAGACTAAAACGTGCCGAAAACTGGGCAGAACACTTTAAAAACATAAATTTGGATGCTGTGTATTCTACAGATTATAACCGAACCAAGCAAACAGCCACGCCAACGGCAAAAGCAAATCAGCTTGAACTTCAATTTTACAACCCATCAGACATAAAGATTGAAGAATTCATTGAAAAAACCAATGGAAAAACAGTTTTAGTGGTTGGTCATAGTAATACCACACCAAAGTTTGTGAATGAATTATTAGGCGAAGACAAATATGAAGATATCGCAGACGATAATAATGCTAATCTATATGAAGTAACCATTTCAAAAGACAAAAAAACGTCACAATTATTAGTTGTTGATTAA
- the clpB gene encoding ATP-dependent chaperone ClpB, producing MNFNNYTIKSQEAIQQAQQFAQGFGHQQIENEHIFKALFNVDENVLPFLLKKLNVNVPLLEQVLDKELESFPKVSGGDIMLSREASKMLNEASIIAKKMNDDYVSIEHLVLAIFKSKSKIGQILKDQGVTEKGLNAAIDELRKGDRVTSQSQEETYNSLSKYAKNLNQLARDGKLDPVIGRDEEIRRILQILSRRTKNNPILVGEPGTGKTAIAEGLAHRIIDGDIPENLKDKQIFALDMGALIAGAKYKGEFEERLKAVIKEVTESNGDIVLFIDEIHTLVGAGGGQGAMDAANILKPALARGELRAIGATTLDEYQKYFEQDKALERRFQKVTVNEPDTESAISILRGIKEKYETHHKVRIKDEAIIGAVELSERYITNRFLPDKAIDLMDEAASKLRMEINSKPEELDVLDRKIMQLEIEHEAIKREKDESKLKSLKAELANLKEERNELNAKWKSEKEVVENVQNIKQEIENYKIEAERAERDGNYGKVAEIRYGKIKDATEKLENFQKELAEQQDTSLIKEEVTYEDIAEVVAKWTGIPVTKMLRSDREKLLKLEDELHKRVVGQEEAIEAVSDAVRRSRAGLQNPQKPIGTFLFLGTTGVGKTELAKALAEYLFDDENAMTRIDMSEYQERHAVSRLVGAPPGYVGYDEGGQLTEAVRRKPYSVVLLDEIEKAHPDTFNILLQVLDEGRLTDNKGRIADFKNTIIIMTSNMGSHIIQERFEATKDIPSAMEAAKVDVLGLLKQSVRPEFLNRIDDTIMFTPLSKENIVDIVGLQLKGITKMIAKQGITFDATPEAVSYLAEKGYNPEYGARPVKRVIQKEVLNQLSKEILAGKVNTDSIILLDEFDGQLVFRNQSDLVTEEL from the coding sequence ATGAATTTTAATAATTATACCATTAAATCGCAAGAAGCGATACAGCAGGCACAGCAGTTTGCGCAAGGTTTTGGTCATCAGCAAATTGAAAATGAACATATTTTTAAAGCGCTTTTTAATGTTGATGAAAATGTACTTCCATTCCTTCTTAAAAAGTTGAATGTTAATGTACCTCTACTTGAACAGGTATTGGACAAAGAGCTCGAGAGTTTTCCTAAAGTTTCAGGTGGCGATATTATGCTTTCCCGTGAAGCCAGTAAAATGTTGAACGAAGCCTCCATCATCGCTAAAAAGATGAATGATGATTATGTTTCTATCGAACATTTAGTGTTGGCTATTTTCAAATCAAAAAGTAAAATCGGCCAAATCCTAAAAGATCAAGGGGTCACTGAAAAAGGCTTAAATGCTGCTATTGACGAATTAAGAAAAGGCGATAGAGTAACATCACAAAGTCAGGAAGAAACTTATAATTCACTTAGTAAGTACGCTAAAAATCTAAACCAATTAGCAAGGGATGGAAAATTAGATCCCGTTATTGGACGTGATGAAGAAATACGAAGAATACTTCAGATTTTATCACGTAGAACCAAAAACAATCCGATTTTAGTTGGAGAACCTGGAACGGGTAAAACGGCAATTGCGGAAGGCTTAGCACATAGAATCATCGACGGCGATATTCCAGAAAATCTAAAAGACAAACAGATTTTCGCTTTAGATATGGGCGCGTTAATTGCTGGCGCCAAATATAAAGGTGAGTTTGAAGAACGTCTAAAAGCCGTGATCAAAGAAGTGACCGAAAGTAATGGAGATATCGTTTTGTTTATCGATGAGATTCATACTTTGGTTGGTGCTGGTGGTGGACAAGGCGCCATGGATGCTGCAAACATTCTGAAACCAGCTTTAGCACGTGGCGAATTGAGAGCGATAGGTGCAACGACCTTAGATGAATATCAAAAATATTTTGAGCAAGACAAGGCTTTGGAACGTCGTTTTCAGAAAGTCACTGTAAATGAGCCTGATACTGAAAGTGCAATTTCCATACTTCGAGGTATTAAGGAGAAATATGAGACACATCATAAGGTGAGAATTAAGGATGAAGCTATTATTGGTGCCGTTGAATTATCGGAACGTTACATAACAAACCGTTTTTTACCAGATAAAGCCATTGATTTAATGGATGAAGCGGCTTCAAAATTACGAATGGAAATCAACTCCAAACCGGAAGAATTAGATGTCCTCGACCGTAAGATTATGCAACTTGAAATTGAACATGAAGCGATTAAGCGCGAAAAAGATGAATCTAAATTAAAAAGCTTAAAAGCAGAACTGGCAAATCTTAAAGAAGAACGCAATGAGCTGAATGCGAAATGGAAATCTGAAAAGGAAGTCGTAGAGAACGTTCAGAATATTAAACAAGAAATTGAAAATTATAAAATTGAAGCGGAACGTGCCGAACGTGATGGCAATTATGGAAAGGTAGCTGAAATCCGTTATGGCAAGATTAAAGATGCTACTGAAAAGTTAGAAAATTTCCAAAAGGAATTAGCAGAACAACAGGACACCTCCTTAATCAAAGAGGAAGTTACTTATGAAGATATTGCTGAAGTTGTCGCTAAGTGGACAGGCATTCCTGTAACCAAAATGCTTCGAAGTGATCGTGAAAAACTATTGAAACTTGAAGATGAATTACACAAACGTGTAGTAGGACAAGAGGAAGCGATTGAAGCGGTCAGTGACGCGGTTCGTAGATCTAGAGCTGGACTACAAAATCCACAAAAACCAATTGGGACTTTCCTGTTTTTGGGAACAACTGGTGTTGGTAAAACGGAACTGGCAAAAGCATTGGCAGAATATTTGTTCGACGATGAAAACGCCATGACACGTATTGACATGAGTGAATACCAAGAACGACATGCTGTGAGCCGTTTGGTTGGTGCGCCTCCAGGATATGTAGGTTACGATGAAGGCGGACAATTAACAGAAGCTGTGAGACGTAAACCGTATTCTGTAGTATTACTTGATGAAATTGAAAAAGCGCATCCTGATACGTTCAATATTTTATTACAAGTTTTGGATGAGGGCCGTTTAACAGATAACAAAGGTAGAATTGCAGATTTTAAAAATACCATTATAATTATGACTTCAAATATGGGAAGTCATATTATTCAAGAGCGTTTTGAAGCGACCAAGGATATTCCATCAGCGATGGAAGCAGCAAAAGTTGATGTTTTAGGTTTATTAAAACAAAGCGTCAGACCAGAGTTTTTAAACCGTATTGACGATACTATAATGTTCACACCATTATCCAAGGAGAATATTGTTGATATTGTTGGGTTACAGTTGAAAGGTATTACCAAAATGATAGCAAAACAAGGTATCACTTTTGATGCGACACCAGAAGCTGTGAGTTATTTGGCCGAGAAAGGTTATAATCCAGAATATGGAGCGAGACCTGTAAAGCGGGTAATTCAAAAAGAGGTTTTAAATCAATTGAGTAAAGAAATATTGGCTGGCAAAGTAAACACAGACAGTATTATTCTACTAGATGAATTTGATGGACAATTGGTCTTTAGAAACCAAAGTGATTTGGTCACAGAAGAATTGTAA
- the smpB gene encoding SsrA-binding protein SmpB gives MQKTVNILNRKAKFQYEILDKYTAGIVLTGTEIKSIRSGKASIAEGFCEFNDRSELFVINMTVEEYKYGTHYNHRPKAERKLLLNKRELKKLEKEVNIKGNAIIPMRLFINDRGLAKLVIALAKGKKLYDKRETIKDRDNKRNLDRIKKVYR, from the coding sequence ATGCAAAAAACGGTAAACATACTCAATAGAAAAGCCAAATTTCAATACGAAATTTTGGATAAATATACCGCAGGAATTGTACTTACCGGAACTGAGATTAAATCCATCAGATCTGGAAAAGCATCCATTGCAGAAGGTTTCTGTGAGTTTAACGACCGAAGCGAACTTTTTGTAATTAACATGACAGTCGAAGAGTACAAATATGGCACACATTACAACCATAGACCTAAAGCCGAGCGTAAATTATTGCTGAACAAAAGAGAGCTTAAAAAGCTTGAAAAAGAAGTGAACATTAAAGGAAATGCCATCATCCCAATGCGTTTGTTTATCAACGATAGAGGTTTGGCAAAACTTGTTATTGCGCTAGCAAAAGGTAAAAAACTCTACGACAAACGCGAAACAATCAAGGATCGGGACAACAAGCGAAATTTGGACCGTATTAAAAAAGTGTACCGCTAA
- a CDS encoding BspA family leucine-rich repeat surface protein, translating into MKQSFSLIIIWLIALIYSIDLTAQNEFITTWKTDNPGVTNSTSIRIPTAGGGYNYDIDWDNDGNFDQFGVNGTVTHDFGTAGIYTIRIKGSFPRIYFNNAGDRRKIIEINQWGTIAWDSMYRAFFGCSNLELNTTITDAPDFSNVSFINLRGMFRNASSFDGSINHWDVSNAFNMQNMFYGATSFNQNLSSWDVSSVRNMSGMFYGASSFNQDIGAWDVSKVEYMIQMFFGATSFDQDLSNWDVSNVYQMIQMFFGATSFDQDISDWDVSNVYQMIDMFRDVTLSTINYENLLIGWNSLPLRPGVNFHGGNSQYCSPAAVAARANMIASDNWNIIDGGKTPPTAVCISTPITIYLDNSGNATLLESDIDNGSTLNCGGTLGLSLSQTTFTCLDIGSNTVTLTADDGEGNTSTCETTVIVEDNSAIAGSDQTTISCDVTTVSLAANSVTGLWTASPDTGYFSDETAYNSDFTGESGTTYTLTWTSTSTSPCGDPSDTIIVTIPDCGNSLAFQGVDEYISFGNNYNLNSSFSIEAWIKPDNFSGTKTIFSKRDGTSTASGYDLSLIGNLLNFRYNNSTIIATETMNTNKWYHIAVTFNGSTYLLYVDGFKLTSANGSLPNSNTNNALIGAMDRTGNLPINHFSGGIDEVRMWNIALSQDQIREMMNQEIKQNNAYVMGQVIPINITGDLLWNNLIGYYQMATGPHSSVVSGIINDISTVSPVSGNINAMTTIQNETAPIPYISQGNSWDDGTAWSTEYVQQIPNSSVNNIIPNNLQTWNIVRTTTDMVINRPTISPNSGKTIVSGLIVDNNRLSVTNDQLIKVDKYLKIDGTLDLVGESQLLQSNESVVDYTGTGQLERDQQGTSNLFNYNYWSSPVSNGGISYTIANTFLDGSNTSNPQTLQWTNSYNANPATNPITISRRWLYLYENYLENNYASWNDIDENTTIPVGLGYTMKGSGNSNSTQNYVYRGQPNNGTIYSPISGQYQALVGNPYPSAIDVNTFIDDNNAVLKDGSISIWEHASSNSTHILSQYEGGYAVRNKLGGIPAVSPPEINGTGTAIKVPGRFIPIAQGFFVTGNATGGFINFNNNQREFAIENGTNSLFFRNLNNLNQTVNSDNYENDNQYIRINFLTPEGATRYLLIGFMNNQTATDDIDYGYDALNTENLPSDLSFKINNENYVIQGVGEFDETKTYPLEMIISEPGHIEIALDDLENFDETIDVFIFDSVLGTYTRFNEVNFQINLEAGIYTDRFYLAFQEDTTLSTIKDDIDSVTVKYLHQTNEIYVNTSLSVDLKRLYLINVTGQTIASWNKTNLPMSHDIKIPVENISEGAYILKAETTSGTFNKKIIILNINP; encoded by the coding sequence ATGAAACAAAGTTTTTCCTTGATTATCATCTGGTTGATTGCTTTAATCTATTCAATAGACTTAACAGCTCAAAACGAGTTTATCACGACTTGGAAAACAGATAATCCTGGCGTAACTAATTCAACGTCTATAAGGATACCTACCGCTGGTGGAGGCTATAATTATGATATAGACTGGGACAACGATGGTAATTTTGATCAATTTGGGGTTAATGGAACAGTTACCCATGATTTTGGAACTGCCGGCATTTACACAATTAGGATCAAAGGGAGTTTTCCAAGAATTTATTTTAACAATGCTGGAGATCGAAGAAAAATAATTGAAATTAATCAATGGGGCACTATAGCTTGGGATTCCATGTATAGAGCCTTTTTTGGATGTAGCAATTTAGAGTTAAACACTACAATCACCGATGCTCCAGATTTTAGCAATGTCTCATTCATAAATTTAAGGGGCATGTTTAGAAATGCTAGTAGTTTCGATGGTTCTATTAATCATTGGGATGTTTCAAATGCTTTCAACATGCAAAATATGTTTTACGGAGCTACATCTTTCAATCAGAATTTAAGTTCTTGGGATGTCTCTAGTGTAAGGAATATGTCTGGCATGTTTTATGGCGCTTCATCTTTCAATCAAGATATCGGAGCTTGGGATGTTTCTAAAGTGGAATATATGATTCAGATGTTCTTTGGAGCTACGTCTTTTGATCAAGATTTAAGTAACTGGGATGTATCTAATGTTTACCAAATGATTCAGATGTTCTTTGGAGCTACTTCTTTTGATCAAGATATAAGTGACTGGGATGTATCTAATGTTTACCAAATGATTGATATGTTTAGAGATGTAACTCTTTCGACAATTAATTACGAAAACTTATTGATAGGCTGGAATAGTTTGCCCTTAAGACCTGGAGTAAATTTTCATGGTGGGAATAGTCAATATTGTTCTCCTGCCGCAGTAGCTGCACGGGCTAATATGATAGCTTCTGATAATTGGAATATTATTGATGGAGGCAAGACTCCACCTACTGCTGTTTGCATTTCGACACCCATTACTATATACTTAGATAATAGTGGCAATGCTACATTATTAGAAAGTGATATTGATAATGGGTCCACATTGAATTGTGGAGGCACATTAGGGCTATCTTTATCTCAAACCACCTTTACTTGTTTAGATATAGGCAGTAATACTGTAACTCTTACTGCCGATGACGGAGAAGGAAATACAAGCACATGCGAAACGACTGTTATTGTAGAAGACAATAGCGCAATTGCTGGTTCAGATCAAACTACTATAAGTTGTGATGTTACAACAGTCTCCTTGGCAGCTAATAGTGTTACAGGCTTGTGGACAGCGTCACCCGATACTGGCTATTTTAGTGACGAAACTGCATATAATTCCGATTTTACTGGAGAAAGCGGTACTACCTATACCTTAACTTGGACGTCTACTAGCACTTCACCTTGTGGAGATCCTTCTGACACCATTATTGTAACCATTCCTGATTGCGGCAACAGCTTAGCCTTTCAGGGTGTGGATGAGTATATCAGTTTTGGTAATAATTATAATCTAAATAGTTCATTCAGTATCGAAGCATGGATAAAACCTGATAATTTTTCTGGTACTAAAACAATATTTTCAAAAAGAGATGGCACATCTACAGCTTCTGGTTATGACCTAAGTCTTATTGGAAATCTTTTAAACTTCCGCTATAATAATAGCACAATTATCGCAACTGAAACTATGAATACTAATAAATGGTATCATATTGCTGTGACTTTCAATGGCTCTACTTATCTACTCTATGTTGACGGATTCAAATTAACTTCAGCAAATGGTTCACTACCAAATTCTAATACAAACAATGCGTTAATTGGTGCCATGGATAGAACAGGTAATTTGCCAATTAATCATTTTAGCGGAGGTATCGATGAAGTTCGCATGTGGAACATAGCCTTATCCCAAGATCAGATTCGAGAAATGATGAATCAAGAAATTAAACAAAACAATGCCTATGTGATGGGTCAAGTTATACCTATAAATATAACAGGTGATTTACTTTGGAATAATTTAATAGGCTATTACCAAATGGCGACTGGACCACATTCAAGTGTGGTTTCAGGAATTATAAATGATATATCAACGGTTTCTCCTGTTTCAGGCAATATCAATGCTATGACTACTATTCAGAATGAGACAGCTCCAATTCCCTATATTTCTCAAGGAAATTCTTGGGATGATGGAACAGCATGGTCTACTGAATATGTGCAACAAATACCAAATTCTTCAGTAAACAATATTATTCCCAATAATTTACAAACATGGAATATTGTTAGAACAACTACTGATATGGTAATAAATAGACCTACCATTAGCCCTAACTCTGGAAAAACAATCGTTTCAGGACTAATAGTAGATAATAATAGATTAAGTGTAACGAATGATCAACTCATAAAAGTCGATAAATACCTAAAAATTGATGGTACTTTGGATTTGGTTGGAGAATCACAATTACTACAATCAAACGAAAGTGTGGTTGATTATACAGGAACTGGTCAACTAGAACGAGACCAACAAGGCACATCGAACTTGTTCAACTACAATTACTGGAGTTCTCCGGTTAGTAACGGTGGAATCTCTTACACAATTGCTAATACTTTTTTAGATGGTTCGAATACTTCTAACCCGCAAACCTTGCAATGGACAAACTCATACAATGCAAATCCTGCTACCAATCCAATTACCATTAGCAGAAGATGGTTGTATCTTTATGAGAATTACTTAGAGAACAATTACGCATCATGGAATGACATTGATGAGAACACAACTATACCTGTCGGACTTGGATATACCATGAAAGGTAGTGGTAACTCAAACAGCACTCAAAATTATGTCTATAGAGGACAACCAAATAATGGTACTATTTATTCTCCTATTTCTGGTCAATATCAGGCATTAGTAGGAAATCCATACCCTTCTGCGATAGATGTCAATACTTTTATAGACGATAATAATGCCGTATTGAAGGATGGGTCAATCTCCATATGGGAACATGCATCATCAAATAGTACTCACATTTTATCCCAATATGAAGGTGGTTACGCCGTACGGAATAAACTTGGTGGAATCCCAGCTGTATCTCCACCAGAAATAAATGGCACCGGAACGGCAATTAAAGTGCCTGGTCGTTTTATCCCTATTGCTCAAGGCTTTTTTGTTACAGGAAACGCAACTGGTGGATTTATAAACTTCAATAACAACCAAAGAGAATTTGCTATAGAAAACGGAACTAATTCACTTTTTTTCAGAAATTTAAACAACTTAAATCAAACAGTTAATTCTGATAATTATGAAAATGATAATCAGTATATTAGGATAAATTTTCTAACTCCAGAAGGAGCTACTAGATACTTACTAATTGGTTTTATGAACAATCAAACCGCAACGGATGATATCGATTATGGTTATGATGCTCTTAATACCGAAAATTTACCAAGTGATTTATCCTTTAAAATCAATAATGAAAACTATGTCATTCAAGGAGTTGGAGAATTTGATGAAACCAAGACATATCCTCTAGAAATGATTATCAGCGAACCAGGACATATTGAAATAGCGCTTGACGATTTAGAAAATTTTGATGAAACCATTGATGTATTCATATTCGATAGTGTTTTAGGAACCTATACCAGATTCAATGAAGTTAATTTCCAGATTAATTTAGAAGCCGGAATTTACACTGATCGATTCTACTTAGCCTTTCAAGAAGATACAACACTATCTACCATAAAAGATGATATTGATAGTGTCACGGTAAAATATTTACATCAAACCAATGAAATTTATGTAAATACATCGCTTTCTGTAGATCTTAAGCGATTGTACTTAATCAATGTAACAGGTCAAACTATAGCATCATGGAATAAGACTAATTTGCCAATGTCACATGATATTAAGATTCCTGTTGAGAATATTTCGGAAGGCGCTTATATCCTAAAGGCAGAAACCACTTCAGGAACATTCAACAAGAAGATAATTATATTAAATATTAATCCGTAA
- a CDS encoding DUF6503 family protein, which translates to MKKFLLLLTVLLIFGCKNENSTLNDNGVEAPTKELTANEIVNKSIAVSGGENFKRSSLKFEFRDTYYQALRKNHEFLLVRLTVKNNDSVFDMLSNVGFERYNNETFVKLEDSIANKYEASVNSVHYFSVLPYGLNDEAVNKTGLGSETIKGKEYHKIKVTFKAEGGGEDHQDIFIYWINKRTFKVDYLAYSYNEEDGVGMRFREAYNERMVNSLRFVDYNNYKPEDASIPLENLGKAFEANALKLVSQIELENVEVQLINN; encoded by the coding sequence ATGAAGAAATTTTTATTACTTTTAACTGTTCTGTTGATTTTTGGTTGTAAGAATGAAAATTCAACTTTAAATGATAATGGCGTAGAAGCACCTACAAAAGAATTAACTGCAAATGAAATTGTAAATAAATCGATAGCGGTTTCAGGAGGTGAAAACTTTAAACGATCCAGTCTTAAGTTTGAATTTCGAGACACGTATTATCAAGCCTTACGTAAAAATCATGAGTTCCTTTTAGTAAGGTTGACCGTAAAGAACAACGATTCTGTTTTTGACATGTTGAGTAATGTAGGTTTTGAGCGTTATAATAATGAAACGTTTGTAAAGCTTGAAGATTCCATAGCTAATAAATATGAAGCGTCAGTTAATTCCGTCCACTATTTTTCAGTTTTACCTTATGGATTGAATGACGAAGCGGTTAATAAAACTGGGCTTGGAAGTGAAACAATTAAAGGCAAGGAATATCATAAAATCAAAGTGACTTTTAAAGCCGAAGGTGGAGGAGAGGATCACCAAGACATTTTCATCTATTGGATTAACAAAAGAACGTTTAAGGTAGATTATTTAGCGTATTCATATAATGAAGAAGATGGCGTCGGTATGCGTTTTAGAGAAGCTTACAACGAACGAATGGTCAATAGTTTACGCTTTGTGGATTATAACAATTATAAACCTGAGGATGCATCAATTCCACTTGAAAATTTAGGAAAAGCCTTTGAGGCCAATGCTTTGAAATTAGTGTCTCAAATAGAACTTGAAAATGTGGAAGTACAATTAATCAACAACTAA
- the deoC gene encoding deoxyribose-phosphate aldolase — MELNRYIDHTLLSASATESEILKLCEEAVKYNFYSVCVNSSYVPIAKQALGRSEVKICSVVGFPLGAMSTEAKIFEAKNAIDQGATEIDMVMNIGRLKSKNHVAVLKDISAVKRAIGLTTLKVILEISELSKNEIVKACEICIDAKADFVKTSTGFSKSGATLTAVKIMRKTVKDKLKVKASGGIRDVETALKYIEVGSDRIGASAGVSMMNNLVSRAS, encoded by the coding sequence ATGGAATTGAATAGATATATAGACCACACCTTATTAAGTGCGTCTGCAACTGAATCCGAAATCCTTAAACTTTGCGAAGAAGCAGTAAAATATAATTTTTACTCGGTTTGCGTCAACAGCAGTTATGTGCCCATCGCAAAACAAGCATTAGGACGATCTGAAGTAAAAATCTGCTCGGTCGTCGGTTTCCCCTTGGGCGCCATGTCCACCGAAGCCAAAATTTTTGAAGCTAAAAATGCCATCGATCAAGGTGCTACGGAAATAGACATGGTAATGAATATTGGCCGACTTAAAAGTAAAAATCATGTGGCCGTATTAAAAGATATTAGTGCTGTGAAACGCGCTATTGGTCTTACCACTCTAAAAGTTATTCTTGAAATAAGCGAACTTTCAAAAAACGAAATCGTCAAAGCCTGCGAAATCTGTATCGATGCCAAAGCAGATTTTGTAAAAACCTCTACCGGATTCTCAAAAAGTGGAGCTACTTTAACTGCTGTAAAAATAATGAGAAAAACAGTTAAAGATAAACTAAAAGTTAAGGCTTCTGGTGGTATTAGAGATGTGGAAACCGCTCTCAAGTACATAGAAGTTGGTTCGGATAGAATAGGCGCTTCGGCTGGAGTTTCAATGATGAATAATCTAGTATCACGAGCTTCATAA
- the deoD gene encoding purine-nucleoside phosphorylase, with translation MSVHIEAKNGEIAETILLPGDPLRAKWIAETFFENPKCFNKVRGMLGYTGTYKGRRISTMGTGMGVPSITIYANELIKDYGVKNLIRVGSAGSYQEHVKIRDVVIAMAASSNSGVNELRFGGANYAPTADFGLFMKAVEAARSKNIPIKAGNVLSSDIFYEDDKEAFKLWSKFGVLCVEMEAAGLYTVAAKHQVNALAILTISDSLVTGEATTSNERETTFKGMIEVALELA, from the coding sequence ATGAGTGTACATATTGAAGCCAAAAATGGCGAAATCGCAGAGACCATTCTTCTTCCAGGTGATCCCTTGAGAGCTAAATGGATAGCTGAAACATTTTTTGAAAACCCTAAATGCTTCAATAAAGTAAGAGGTATGCTTGGTTATACAGGCACCTATAAGGGTAGACGGATTTCAACCATGGGCACAGGCATGGGAGTTCCAAGTATTACCATTTATGCCAACGAACTGATAAAAGACTATGGCGTAAAAAACCTTATTCGAGTGGGCAGCGCAGGATCTTACCAAGAGCATGTTAAAATTAGGGATGTCGTAATTGCTATGGCTGCATCGTCCAACTCTGGTGTTAATGAGTTGCGTTTTGGCGGTGCAAATTATGCACCTACAGCAGATTTTGGCTTGTTTATGAAAGCTGTTGAGGCGGCGCGTTCCAAGAACATTCCTATTAAAGCCGGTAACGTTTTATCGTCCGATATTTTTTATGAAGACGATAAAGAAGCCTTTAAATTATGGTCTAAATTTGGGGTCTTGTGTGTAGAAATGGAAGCTGCTGGGCTTTATACTGTTGCAGCTAAACATCAGGTAAATGCATTAGCCATTTTAACTATTTCAGATTCATTAGTAACTGGAGAAGCCACAACGAGCAACGAACGTGAGACTACCTTTAAGGGTATGATTGAGGTGGCTTTGGAGTTGGCTTAG
- the ytxJ gene encoding bacillithiol system redox-active protein YtxJ, with translation MFNKLFGSSEPKKPKEEKILPWQPLKEVSQLDNISEKSKSKTQLIFKHSTRCGISSMVMKQFVSAYDLDSNADLYYLDLLSYRDVSNEVGYKFQVMHQSPQLLVIRNGVVVAHASHGEINEIDLRKYS, from the coding sequence ATGTTTAATAAATTATTCGGTTCATCTGAACCAAAGAAACCAAAAGAAGAAAAAATATTGCCTTGGCAACCTTTAAAAGAGGTGTCACAATTAGATAACATTTCAGAAAAATCCAAGTCAAAAACCCAGTTGATATTTAAACACTCTACGCGTTGTGGAATTAGCAGTATGGTTATGAAGCAATTTGTATCTGCTTACGACTTGGATAGTAATGCTGATTTGTATTATTTAGATTTGTTGAGTTACAGAGACGTCTCAAATGAGGTAGGTTATAAGTTTCAAGTGATGCATCAGTCGCCTCAACTTTTAGTGATTAGAAATGGCGTAGTGGTTGCACATGCTAGTCATGGCGAGATTAATGAGATCGATTTGAGGAAGTATTCATAA